Proteins encoded by one window of Streptococcus suis S735:
- the mutL gene encoding DNA mismatch repair endonuclease MutL — translation MSHIIELPEILANQIAAGEVIERPASVVKELVENSIDAGASQIEISVEEAGLKMIQITDNGEGIAPDEVALALRRHATSKIKNQSDLFRIRTLGFRGEALPSIASVSHMIIETATADSAHGLHLEAKGGVIEKEEPVSRPVGTQITVSDLFYNTPARLKYVRSQQAELSHIVDVVNRLSLAHPEIAFVLVNEGRELIRTAGTGKLRQAISGIYGIASAKKMVEIEAEDLDFQISGYVSLPELTRANRNYISIFINGRYIKNFLLNRAILEGYGSKLMVGRFPLAVISIEIDPYLADVNVHPTKQEVRISKEKELMTLIREAISQALKEQDLIPDALENLAQSSTRPKVKAEQGTLPLREPKIYYDTIKQDFFLKPDVVAEDVKPLEEDRQEIVESPVENRPTSVQFAERQSVESEDQEHPNLSAKELAKLADKLDREETSTFPELEYFGQMHGTYLFAQGKTGLYIIDQHAAQERVKYEYYREKIGQVDNSAQQLLVPYIFEFPQNDALDLVHKMDALRQVGVNLEEYGSNQFILREHPIWMKEEEIESGIYEMCDMLLLTDQVSIKQYRAELAIMMSCKRSIKANHALDDYSARDLLRQLSYCQNPYNCPHGRPVLVHFSKSDMEKMFRRIQENHTSLRELGKY, via the coding sequence ATGTCACATATTATTGAACTACCAGAAATACTAGCCAACCAGATTGCGGCTGGTGAGGTCATTGAGCGACCAGCCAGTGTGGTTAAGGAGTTGGTGGAAAATTCCATTGACGCAGGGGCTAGTCAGATTGAAATTAGTGTTGAAGAGGCTGGCCTCAAAATGATTCAAATTACGGATAACGGTGAGGGGATTGCCCCTGATGAAGTAGCGCTTGCCCTCCGCCGTCACGCCACCAGTAAGATAAAAAATCAATCGGATTTGTTTCGTATTCGCACCCTCGGTTTTCGTGGAGAAGCCCTGCCCTCCATTGCTTCTGTCAGTCATATGATCATTGAGACAGCTACGGCAGACTCTGCACACGGACTTCATTTGGAGGCCAAAGGTGGTGTCATCGAGAAAGAGGAGCCAGTTAGTCGTCCAGTTGGTACGCAGATTACTGTTTCGGATTTATTTTACAATACCCCTGCTCGTCTCAAATATGTTCGCAGTCAACAGGCTGAATTATCACATATTGTTGATGTTGTAAATCGATTGAGTCTAGCTCATCCGGAAATAGCCTTTGTCTTAGTAAACGAAGGACGAGAATTAATTAGAACTGCAGGGACAGGGAAACTTCGTCAGGCAATTTCAGGGATTTATGGGATTGCTTCTGCCAAAAAAATGGTTGAAATTGAGGCAGAAGATCTGGATTTTCAGATTTCAGGTTATGTTTCCTTGCCAGAGTTGACTCGTGCCAACCGCAACTACATTTCCATTTTTATCAACGGTCGCTATATCAAGAATTTTTTGCTTAATCGAGCGATTTTGGAAGGTTACGGCAGTAAGTTGATGGTTGGACGCTTTCCGCTGGCAGTCATTTCTATAGAAATTGACCCCTATCTTGCTGATGTCAATGTGCATCCGACCAAGCAGGAAGTTCGCATCTCCAAGGAAAAAGAACTCATGACCTTGATTCGAGAGGCGATTAGTCAAGCACTTAAAGAGCAGGACTTGATACCAGATGCTCTTGAGAATTTAGCTCAGTCAAGTACTCGACCAAAAGTAAAAGCAGAGCAAGGCACCTTACCACTCAGAGAGCCAAAAATCTATTATGATACGATTAAGCAAGACTTCTTCTTAAAACCAGACGTGGTCGCTGAGGATGTCAAACCTCTCGAAGAGGATAGGCAAGAGATTGTTGAGTCGCCTGTCGAAAATAGACCTACATCTGTTCAATTTGCAGAACGTCAGTCGGTGGAATCAGAAGATCAGGAGCATCCTAATCTAAGTGCAAAAGAATTGGCAAAACTGGCAGATAAATTAGACCGGGAGGAAACATCGACATTTCCAGAGTTAGAATATTTTGGTCAAATGCATGGGACGTATTTATTTGCACAAGGCAAGACAGGACTTTATATCATTGACCAGCATGCCGCACAAGAGAGGGTCAAATACGAATACTACCGTGAGAAAATTGGACAAGTTGACAATTCAGCTCAACAGTTATTGGTGCCGTATATTTTTGAATTTCCGCAGAATGATGCCCTTGACCTCGTCCACAAAATGGATGCCCTTCGTCAAGTTGGTGTCAACTTGGAAGAATATGGATCTAATCAATTTATTCTGCGTGAACATCCTATTTGGATGAAGGAAGAGGAGATTGAGTCTGGCATTTATGAGATGTGCGACATGTTGCTCTTGACGGATCAGGTGTCAATCAAGCAGTATCGGGCAGAACTGGCCATCATGATGTCTTGTAAACGGTCAATCAAGGCCAATCATGCTTTGGATGATTATTCGGCGCGTGATTTATTGAGACAATTGTCTTACTGCCAAAATCCCTATAATTGCCCGCACGGCCGCCCAGTCTTAGTGCATTTTAGCAAATCGGATATGGAAAAAATGTTCCGTCGCATTCAAGAAAATCACACGAGTTTGCGTGAATTAGGGAAGTATTAA
- the ruvA gene encoding Holliday junction branch migration protein RuvA, which yields MYDYIKGILTKITAKYIVVETQGVGYILQVANPYAYSGQVQQEVTVYTHQVIREDAHLLYGFATENEKSVFLSLISVSGIGPTTALAIIAVDDNDGLVRAIEQKNITYLTKFPKIGKKTAQQMILDLEGKFVMSEEAGPVQQVAPSSENIALEEAMEAMEALGYRPAELKKIKKFFEGTNDTAENYIKSALKMLMK from the coding sequence ATGTACGACTATATTAAAGGAATTTTAACAAAAATAACTGCAAAATACATTGTGGTAGAAACGCAAGGAGTAGGCTATATCTTGCAGGTTGCTAATCCCTACGCCTATTCAGGACAAGTCCAGCAAGAAGTGACTGTCTATACTCATCAGGTGATTCGTGAAGATGCTCATTTGCTCTACGGATTTGCTACAGAAAATGAAAAATCCGTCTTTCTGAGTCTGATTTCAGTATCAGGTATTGGTCCAACAACAGCTCTGGCTATTATTGCTGTTGATGATAATGATGGACTTGTTCGTGCTATCGAGCAGAAAAACATTACCTACCTGACCAAATTTCCAAAGATTGGCAAGAAAACAGCCCAGCAGATGATTTTGGACTTGGAAGGCAAGTTTGTCATGAGCGAAGAAGCGGGTCCTGTTCAACAAGTAGCACCATCCAGTGAAAATATCGCCCTTGAAGAAGCCATGGAAGCCATGGAAGCCCTTGGTTACCGCCCAGCCGAACTCAAGAAAATCAAGAAATTCTTTGAAGGCACCAACGACACCGCAGAAAACTACATCAAGTCAGCCCTTAAAATGCTGATGAAGTAA
- a CDS encoding DNA-3-methyladenine glycosylase I — MSRCAWVNPNNPLYIAYHDEEWGKPLHDEQSLFELLCLESYQAGLSWEIVLNKRQAFRSAFFNYDIQKVAAMTDSELDSLLTNPDIIRHKAKLYATRANAQAFLRVQEEFGTFDTYLWEWVNFTSIDNPVKSFRELPTKNDLSERISKDLKKRGFKFVGPVCIYSYLQAAGLLNEHEETCEIGKKLRTN, encoded by the coding sequence ATGTCCCGTTGTGCTTGGGTCAATCCCAACAATCCACTTTATATTGCTTACCATGATGAAGAATGGGGCAAGCCACTTCACGATGAGCAGTCTTTGTTTGAGTTGCTTTGCTTGGAATCCTACCAAGCAGGACTTTCCTGGGAAATTGTTCTCAATAAACGCCAGGCTTTTCGCTCTGCTTTTTTCAACTATGATATTCAAAAGGTTGCGGCCATGACAGATAGCGAGTTAGATAGCCTTCTGACCAATCCAGACATCATTCGTCATAAGGCAAAGCTGTACGCTACCCGCGCCAATGCTCAGGCCTTTCTTCGAGTACAGGAGGAATTCGGTACGTTTGATACGTATCTTTGGGAATGGGTTAACTTTACATCTATCGACAACCCTGTCAAGTCCTTCCGAGAATTGCCGACCAAGAACGACTTGTCTGAGCGGATTTCAAAAGATTTGAAGAAACGAGGTTTCAAATTTGTAGGGCCTGTCTGTATTTACTCCTATTTGCAGGCTGCAGGTCTGTTGAATGAACACGAAGAAACTTGCGAGATTGGAAAGAAATTACGAACTAATTAG
- a CDS encoding competence/damage-inducible protein A encodes MKAELIAVGTEILTGQIINTNAQFLSEKCAELGIDVYFHTAVGDNEGRLLSTLEVASKRSNMVVLCGGLGPTEDDLTKQTLATFLGRNLVFDELAMAKLDRFFASRPGRVRTPNNERQAQIVEGSQALQNPAGLAVGGMIEQDGVTYIVLPGPPSELKAMFSESLLPLLSQSQQQLYSRVLRFFGIGESQLVTVLADVIDKQTDPTLAPYAKVGEVTLRLSTKATSQEEANLRLNQLEEDILQHDKLADYFYAYGEDNSLVKTVATRLAEKRQTIAIVEQGTGGLLQAELSLALADQPYFSGGKVVGQLGIESGWLSEEADCIRQELQADLGLAVSVLIKPESTEDNVLAKVYLTLATPSGISQKEIDLGGYSWQYLRQLACLQAWDFVRNTL; translated from the coding sequence ATGAAAGCAGAACTAATCGCCGTTGGGACGGAGATTTTGACAGGTCAAATCATTAATACCAATGCTCAGTTCCTTTCGGAGAAATGTGCAGAGCTGGGAATTGATGTTTATTTTCATACGGCAGTTGGTGACAATGAAGGCCGTTTATTATCAACCCTTGAAGTAGCCAGCAAGCGGAGTAATATGGTCGTTCTTTGCGGTGGTTTAGGACCAACTGAGGACGACCTGACCAAGCAGACCTTGGCGACCTTCTTAGGTAGAAATCTTGTGTTTGATGAGTTGGCTATGGCAAAATTAGACCGTTTCTTTGCCAGTCGCCCAGGTCGTGTCCGTACACCAAATAATGAACGTCAGGCACAGATTGTGGAGGGAAGTCAGGCGCTACAGAATCCAGCTGGTTTAGCTGTTGGTGGTATGATTGAGCAAGATGGTGTAACCTATATTGTTTTGCCTGGCCCACCAAGTGAGCTCAAGGCCATGTTTTCTGAGAGTCTCTTACCTTTACTGTCCCAATCTCAGCAGCAACTTTATTCGCGTGTCCTACGCTTTTTTGGAATTGGCGAAAGCCAGTTGGTGACTGTTTTGGCGGACGTGATTGATAAGCAGACAGACCCAACTCTTGCTCCTTATGCAAAAGTTGGAGAGGTGACTTTACGCTTGTCCACCAAAGCGACCAGCCAAGAAGAAGCAAATCTACGTTTAAATCAGTTGGAAGAAGACATCTTACAACATGACAAACTGGCAGACTATTTCTATGCCTACGGAGAGGACAATAGTTTGGTCAAAACGGTAGCGACTCGTTTGGCGGAGAAAAGACAAACCATCGCTATCGTCGAACAGGGGACAGGTGGTCTCTTGCAAGCTGAATTGAGCCTGGCTTTGGCTGATCAGCCGTATTTTAGCGGAGGAAAAGTCGTCGGTCAGCTAGGGATAGAATCGGGCTGGCTATCAGAGGAAGCTGACTGCATTCGGCAGGAGCTGCAAGCTGATTTAGGTTTGGCTGTGTCTGTGCTTATCAAACCGGAATCAACAGAGGACAACGTACTTGCAAAAGTATACCTCACTTTGGCTACGCCCTCGGGTATTTCCCAAAAAGAGATAGATTTAGGTGGTTATTCGTGGCAATACCTTCGCCAGCTTGCTTGTCTGCAGGCCTGGGATTTTGTACGAAACACTTTGTGA
- the recA gene encoding recombinase RecA, whose amino-acid sequence MAKKPGKKLEDITKKFGDERKKALDDALKSIEKDFGKGAVMRLGERAEQKVQVMSSGSLSIDIALGAGGYPKGRIIEIYGPESSGKTTVALHAVAQAQKDGGIAAFIDAEHALDPAYAAALGVNIDELLLSQPDSGEQGLEIAGKLIDSGAVDLVVVDSVAALVPRAEIDGDIGDSHVGLQARMMSQAMRKLGASINKTKTVAIFINQLREKVGVMFGNPETTPGGRALKFYASVRMDVRGNTQIKGTGDKKDQNVGKETKVKIVKNKVAPPFKEAVVEIMYGEGISRTGELIEIGSNLGIIQKAGAWYSYNGEKIGQGSENAKKFLADNPAIFDEIDRKIRVHYGLIEADGVEEVATEEAPVVAEEIQDVILDLDGGIELED is encoded by the coding sequence TTGGCTAAGAAACCAGGAAAAAAATTAGAAGATATTACAAAGAAATTTGGCGATGAGCGTAAAAAAGCGTTGGATGATGCCCTAAAATCAATTGAAAAAGATTTTGGTAAGGGTGCTGTTATGCGTCTTGGTGAGCGTGCTGAGCAAAAAGTTCAAGTCATGAGCTCAGGTAGCTTATCAATCGACATTGCGCTTGGAGCAGGTGGCTATCCTAAGGGCCGTATCATTGAGATTTACGGTCCAGAGAGCTCAGGTAAGACAACTGTTGCTCTACACGCAGTAGCTCAAGCCCAGAAAGATGGTGGTATTGCTGCCTTTATCGATGCGGAGCATGCCTTGGATCCAGCCTATGCGGCGGCTCTTGGTGTCAATATTGATGAGTTACTATTGTCACAGCCAGACTCAGGGGAACAAGGTCTTGAAATTGCAGGCAAGCTGATCGACTCTGGTGCGGTTGACTTGGTTGTTGTTGACTCGGTTGCAGCCCTTGTACCACGTGCAGAAATTGACGGTGATATCGGTGATAGCCACGTTGGTTTGCAGGCTCGTATGATGAGCCAGGCTATGCGCAAACTCGGTGCATCCATCAACAAAACTAAGACAGTAGCTATTTTCATCAACCAATTACGTGAAAAAGTCGGTGTCATGTTTGGTAACCCTGAAACAACGCCTGGTGGACGTGCGCTTAAATTCTATGCATCTGTCCGTATGGATGTTCGTGGAAACACACAAATCAAAGGAACAGGTGACAAGAAAGATCAAAACGTTGGTAAGGAAACCAAGGTGAAGATTGTGAAGAACAAGGTGGCTCCACCATTTAAAGAAGCTGTTGTTGAAATCATGTACGGTGAAGGAATTTCTCGCACAGGTGAATTGATTGAGATTGGTAGCAACCTCGGCATCATCCAAAAAGCAGGGGCTTGGTATTCATATAATGGAGAAAAAATTGGCCAAGGTTCTGAAAATGCTAAGAAATTCTTAGCAGATAATCCAGCAATCTTTGATGAAATTGACCGCAAGATACGTGTTCATTATGGCTTGATTGAAGCAGATGGAGTTGAAGAAGTTGCGACCGAAGAAGCTCCTGTTGTTGCGGAAGAAATCCAAGATGTTATCCTAGATCTTGATGGCGGTATTGAATTAGAAGATTAA
- the spx gene encoding transcriptional regulator Spx: protein MIKIYTVSSCTSCKKAKNWLNAHQLSYNEHNLAKEAITKEEILNILTKTENGIASIVSSKNRYAKSLDFDIEELSVNEVIDLITSNPRILKSPILIDEKRLQVGYKEDDIRAFLPRAVRNVENAQARMRAAL from the coding sequence ATGATTAAAATTTATACTGTATCTAGTTGTACTTCTTGTAAGAAAGCGAAAAATTGGTTAAATGCTCACCAATTATCTTATAATGAGCATAATCTTGCGAAGGAAGCCATTACTAAGGAAGAAATCCTAAACATCTTAACAAAAACAGAGAATGGTATTGCAAGTATCGTATCGTCAAAAAACCGTTATGCAAAGAGTCTGGACTTCGATATTGAAGAGTTGAGTGTGAACGAGGTCATTGATTTAATTACCTCTAACCCACGTATTTTGAAGAGTCCAATCTTGATTGATGAGAAACGACTTCAAGTGGGCTATAAAGAAGATGATATACGCGCTTTCTTGCCACGTGCAGTGCGCAATGTTGAAAATGCTCAAGCTCGTATGAGAGCAGCTCTATAA
- a CDS encoding IreB family regulatory phosphoprotein yields the protein MGFTEETVRFRLDDTDKQEISKTLTSVYRSLEEKGYNPINQIIGYVLSGDPAYIPRYNDARNQIRKHERDEIIEELVRYYLKGNGIDL from the coding sequence ATGGGATTTACCGAAGAAACCGTTCGTTTTCGCCTAGATGATACAGATAAACAAGAAATCAGCAAGACATTGACTAGTGTTTATCGTTCGCTGGAGGAAAAGGGCTATAATCCGATTAACCAAATCATTGGCTATGTATTAAGTGGGGACCCTGCTTATATTCCTCGCTATAATGATGCCCGCAATCAGATTCGTAAGCATGAACGAGATGAAATCATTGAAGAATTGGTGCGCTACTATTTGAAAGGGAATGGGATTGACCTCTAA
- the ruvX gene encoding Holliday junction resolvase RuvX, with the protein MRIMGLDVGSKTVGVAISDPLGFTAQGLEIIPIDEEKGEFGLERLTELVEQYKVDKFVVGLPKNMNNTSGPRVEASQAYGDLLTERYKLPVDYQDERLTTVAAERMLIEQADISRGKRKKVIDKLAAQLILQNYLDRTF; encoded by the coding sequence ATGAGAATAATGGGATTAGACGTCGGTTCCAAGACAGTTGGTGTAGCCATTTCAGATCCGTTAGGTTTCACGGCCCAAGGGTTGGAAATCATCCCAATCGATGAAGAAAAGGGCGAATTCGGTCTGGAGCGTTTGACCGAACTTGTAGAACAGTACAAGGTTGATAAATTTGTTGTAGGCTTGCCGAAGAATATGAATAATACTAGTGGTCCACGTGTGGAAGCTAGTCAAGCTTACGGTGATTTATTGACTGAGCGTTACAAACTTCCAGTTGATTATCAGGATGAACGTTTAACAACTGTTGCAGCAGAACGGATGCTGATTGAGCAAGCGGATATCAGCCGAGGAAAACGCAAGAAAGTTATCGATAAATTAGCAGCTCAGCTGATTTTACAAAATTATTTAGATAGAACATTTTAA
- a CDS encoding DUF1292 domain-containing protein has product MAHHHDHEHDHNHDERELITLVDDQGNETLFEILLTIDGQEEFGKNYVLLIPASAEEDENGEVEIQAYSYIENENGTEGDLQPIPEDATAEWDMIEEVFNSFMEEE; this is encoded by the coding sequence ATGGCACATCATCATGACCATGAACACGACCACAACCACGACGAACGTGAATTGATTACTTTGGTAGACGACCAAGGTAACGAAACACTTTTTGAAATCTTATTGACGATTGACGGTCAAGAAGAGTTTGGTAAGAACTATGTTCTCTTGATTCCTGCAAGTGCAGAAGAAGATGAGAACGGAGAAGTTGAAATCCAAGCCTACTCATACATTGAGAATGAGAATGGCACAGAAGGCGATTTGCAACCTATCCCAGAAGACGCAACAGCAGAATGGGATATGATTGAAGAAGTCTTCAACAGCTTTATGGAAGAGGAATAA
- a CDS encoding nucleotidyltransferase family protein — translation MKDSFTERSKKLSEELERCLLADKNILVILDIMDRLNLSDCWLCAGTIRNFIWNQYSFDEETDVDLVFFDENISYEETMEIESNLYQNYPAYQWELKNQVYMHIHSPNTKPYQSSRDAIEKFPERCTAIGICRTERNKLEIFAPFGLDDIYAYQVRPTPHFLADPNRMELYRQRILKKQWKKRWLSLTVKEI, via the coding sequence ATGAAAGATAGTTTTACAGAAAGAAGTAAGAAGCTGAGTGAGGAATTAGAGAGGTGTCTACTGGCTGATAAAAATATTTTGGTCATATTAGACATAATGGATAGACTGAATTTATCAGATTGCTGGCTCTGTGCGGGAACTATCCGTAATTTCATTTGGAATCAATACAGTTTTGATGAAGAAACAGATGTTGATCTTGTGTTTTTTGATGAAAATATTTCTTATGAAGAGACAATGGAAATAGAAAGCAATTTATATCAAAACTATCCAGCCTATCAATGGGAATTAAAAAATCAAGTGTATATGCATATCCATAGTCCGAATACTAAACCGTATCAATCATCAAGGGATGCGATTGAAAAATTTCCAGAAAGATGCACAGCGATAGGTATTTGTCGAACAGAAAGAAATAAATTAGAAATATTTGCTCCTTTTGGATTGGATGACATTTATGCTTACCAAGTACGGCCAACACCACATTTCTTAGCGGATCCTAATCGCATGGAATTGTATCGACAAAGAATTCTTAAGAAACAGTGGAAAAAGAGGTGGCTATCGCTAACAGTAAAAGAGATTTAA
- the rpsJ gene encoding 30S ribosomal protein S10, with amino-acid sequence MANKKIRIRLKAYEHRTLDTAAAKIVETATRTGAQVAGPVPLPTERSFYTIIRATHKYKDSREQFEMRTHKRLIDIINPTQKTVDALMKLDLPSGVNVEIKL; translated from the coding sequence ATGGCAAACAAAAAAATTCGCATCCGCTTGAAAGCGTACGAACACCGTACACTTGATACAGCAGCTGCAAAAATCGTTGAAACTGCAACACGTACAGGTGCTCAAGTAGCAGGTCCAGTTCCACTTCCAACAGAACGTAGCTTCTACACAATCATCCGTGCGACTCACAAGTACAAAGATTCTCGTGAGCAGTTCGAAATGCGTACACACAAACGTTTGATCGACATCATCAACCCAACTCAAAAAACAGTTGACGCTTTGATGAAATTGGATCTTCCAAGTGGTGTAAACGTAGAAATTAAATTGTAA
- the rplC gene encoding 50S ribosomal protein L3 translates to MTKGILGKKVGMTQIFTESGEFIPVTVIEATPNVVLQVKTVETDGYAAVQVGFDDKREVLSNKPAKGHVAKANTAPKRFIREFKNIEGLEVGQEITVETFAAGDVVDVTGTSKGKGFQGVIKRHGQSRGPMAHGSRYHRRPGSMGPVAPNRVFKGKNLAGRMGGNRVTIQNLEVVQVVPEKNVILIKGNVPGAKKSLITIKSAVKAGK, encoded by the coding sequence ATGACAAAAGGAATCTTAGGGAAAAAAGTGGGAATGACTCAAATCTTCACTGAATCTGGTGAATTTATCCCTGTTACTGTCATCGAAGCAACTCCAAACGTTGTTCTTCAAGTGAAAACAGTTGAAACTGATGGTTATGCAGCAGTTCAAGTTGGTTTTGATGACAAACGTGAAGTATTGAGCAACAAACCTGCCAAAGGCCATGTAGCTAAAGCTAACACAGCTCCTAAGCGCTTCATTCGTGAATTCAAAAACATTGAAGGCTTGGAAGTTGGACAAGAAATTACAGTTGAAACTTTCGCAGCTGGTGATGTTGTTGATGTAACTGGTACATCTAAAGGTAAAGGTTTCCAAGGTGTTATCAAACGCCATGGTCAATCACGTGGTCCTATGGCTCACGGTTCTCGTTACCACCGTCGTCCAGGTTCTATGGGTCCTGTTGCACCTAACCGTGTATTCAAAGGTAAAAACCTTGCAGGTCGTATGGGCGGCAACCGTGTAACAATTCAAAACCTTGAAGTTGTACAAGTTGTTCCAGAAAAGAACGTTATCCTTATCAAAGGTAACGTACCAGGTGCTAAGAAATCTCTTATCACTATCAAGTCAGCAGTCAAAGCTGGTAAATAA
- the rplD gene encoding 50S ribosomal protein L4 produces MANVTLFDQTGKQAGEVVLNDAIFGIEPNQAVVFDVIISQRASLRQGTHAVKNRSAVSGGGRKPWRQKGTGRARQGSIRSPQWRGGGVVFGPTPRSYAYKLPQKVRRLALKSVYSEKVAENKFVAVNSLEFTAPKTAEFAKVLAALSIDSKVLVILEEGNEFAALSARNIPGVKVATATTASVLDIANADKLLVTQAAISKIEEVLA; encoded by the coding sequence ATGGCAAACGTAACATTATTTGACCAAACTGGTAAACAAGCTGGTGAAGTAGTTCTTAACGATGCGATCTTTGGTATCGAGCCAAACCAAGCAGTTGTATTTGATGTGATCATCAGCCAACGTGCTAGCCTTCGTCAAGGTACTCACGCAGTTAAAAACCGTTCAGCAGTCTCAGGTGGCGGACGCAAACCATGGCGTCAAAAAGGAACTGGACGTGCTCGTCAAGGTTCTATCCGTTCACCACAATGGCGTGGCGGTGGCGTAGTCTTCGGACCAACTCCACGTTCATACGCGTACAAACTTCCACAAAAAGTTCGTCGCTTGGCACTTAAATCTGTTTACTCAGAAAAAGTTGCTGAAAACAAATTTGTAGCTGTTAACTCACTTGAATTCACAGCTCCAAAAACTGCTGAATTTGCAAAAGTACTTGCAGCATTGAGCATTGATTCTAAAGTCCTTGTTATTCTTGAAGAAGGCAACGAATTCGCAGCTCTCTCTGCTCGTAACATCCCAGGAGTTAAAGTTGCAACTGCAACAACTGCAAGCGTACTTGACATCGCAAATGCAGACAAACTTCTTGTAACTCAAGCAGCTATCTCTAAAATTGAGGAGGTTCTTGCATAA
- a CDS encoding 50S ribosomal protein L23: MNLYDVIKKPVITESSMGQLEAGKYVFEVDTRAHKLLIKQAVEAAFEGVKVANVNTINVKPKTKRVGRYVGRTNKVKKAIITLAADSKAIELFATADAE; this comes from the coding sequence ATGAATTTGTATGATGTTATCAAAAAACCTGTCATCACAGAAAGCTCAATGGGCCAACTCGAAGCAGGCAAGTATGTATTTGAAGTTGACACTCGTGCACACAAACTCTTGATCAAGCAAGCTGTTGAAGCTGCATTCGAGGGTGTTAAAGTTGCAAATGTTAACACAATCAACGTGAAACCTAAAACAAAACGCGTAGGTCGTTATGTAGGTCGCACAAACAAAGTGAAAAAAGCAATCATCACATTGGCTGCTGATTCAAAAGCGATCGAATTGTTCGCTACAGCTGACGCTGAATAA
- the rplB gene encoding 50S ribosomal protein L2 produces the protein MGIKVYKPTTNGRRNMTSLDFAEITTSTPEKSLLVALKSKAGRNNNGRITVRHQGGGHKRFYRLVDFKRNKDGVEAIVKTIEYDPNRSANIALVHYTDGVKAYIIAPKGLEVGQRIVSGPEADIKVGNALPLANIPVGTVVHNIELKPGRGGELVRAAGASAQVLGQEGKYVLVRLQSGEVRMILGTCRATVGTVGNEQHGLVNLGKAGRSRWKGIRPTVRGSVMNPNDHPHGGGEGKAPVGRKAPSTPWGKPALGLKTRNKKAKSDKLIVRRRNQK, from the coding sequence GTGGGTATTAAAGTTTATAAACCAACGACAAATGGCCGTCGTAACATGACTTCTTTGGACTTCGCTGAAATCACAACAAGCACTCCAGAAAAAAGCTTGCTTGTTGCTTTGAAGAGCAAAGCTGGTCGTAACAACAACGGTCGCATCACTGTTCGTCACCAAGGTGGCGGTCACAAACGTTTCTACCGTTTGGTAGACTTCAAACGTAACAAAGATGGCGTTGAAGCAATCGTTAAAACTATCGAATACGATCCAAACCGTTCAGCAAACATCGCTCTTGTACACTACACAGACGGTGTTAAAGCTTACATCATTGCTCCTAAAGGTCTTGAAGTTGGTCAACGCATCGTTTCAGGTCCAGAAGCAGATATCAAAGTTGGTAACGCACTTCCACTTGCAAACATCCCAGTCGGTACTGTTGTTCACAACATCGAGTTGAAACCAGGTCGCGGTGGTGAGTTGGTTCGTGCTGCTGGTGCATCTGCACAGGTTCTTGGTCAAGAAGGTAAATACGTTCTTGTTCGCCTTCAATCAGGTGAAGTTCGTATGATCCTTGGTACTTGCCGTGCTACTGTTGGCACTGTAGGTAACGAACAACATGGCCTTGTTAACCTTGGTAAAGCAGGTCGTAGCCGTTGGAAAGGTATCCGTCCAACAGTTCGCGGTTCTGTAATGAACCCTAACGATCACCCACACGGTGGTGGTGAAGGTAAAGCACCAGTTGGTCGTAAAGCACCATCTACACCATGGGGTAAACCAGCTCTTGGTTTGAAAACTCGTAACAAGAAAGCTAAATCTGACAAACTTATCGTTCGTCGTCGCAACCAAAAATAA